From a region of the Panicum virgatum strain AP13 chromosome 2K, P.virgatum_v5, whole genome shotgun sequence genome:
- the LOC120694975 gene encoding uncharacterized protein LOC120694975: MDGALLSSPRACAPASRRRAAEHPVPRPDETGCAGLFRTRAADCGAVQRFEIFSGLDQADQTKNQLSAKLSPVRPLLALAPPLPRAAAPAPCPPRLLQLLRRRLPICLCARAAEASLAASRLRTGGAADEEAVEQAVVGAGGAEERGLREREVQQLVEHAEERPDVGQRQRVRRSCSFPRAAGDLPPAPAASSCRAGRLSPAPLGPPVPPPPAKAAAERGLPEVLKFSDGDTAQRLRILVAAAEAPPVTVSSAAASLSIAVLDSDTSRPCRC; the protein is encoded by the exons aTGGATGGCGCCTTGCTTTCGAGCCCGCGCGCATGCGCCCCGGCgtcccggcggcgagcggcggagcatCCTGTCCCGCGCCCCGACGAAACGGGCTGCGCGGGTCTGTTCCGCACGAGGGCGGCCGACTGTGGGGCGGTGCAG AGGTTTGAAATTTTCTCCGGACTCGATCAGGCCGACCAAACGAAGAACCAGCTGTCAGCCAAACTCTCCCCCGTCCGCCCTCTCCTCGCGCTCGCGCCACctctcccccgcgccgccgcgcccgcaccCTGCCCTCCGCGGCTGCTccagctcctgcggcggcgcctgccgatctgcctctgcgcgcgcgccgcggaggCGAGCTTGGCGGCGTCGCGCCTGCGCACGGGAGGCGCTGCGGACGAGGAAGCCGTCGAGCAGGCTGTCGtcggcgcaggcggcgcggaggagcgcGGCCTGCGCGAGCGGGAGGTGCAGCAGCTCGTCGAGCACGCAGAGGAGCGCCCGGACGTGGGCCAGCGACAGCGGGTTCGCCGCTCCTGCAGCTTCCCAAGGGCCGCCGGAGACCTCCCTCCCGCACCCGCGGCGAGTTcgtgccgcgccggccgcctctCCCCCGCGCCGCTGGGTCctccggtgccgccgccgccagcgaagGCTGCTGCCGAGAGGGGCCTCCCTGAAGTCCTCAAGTTCTCCGACGGCGACACGGCGCAGCGCTTGCGGAtcttggtggcggcggcggaagctccTCCTGTCACGGTCAGCTCAGCGGCGGCTTCCCTCAGCATCGCCGTCCTGGATTCAGACACCAGCCG ACCTTGTCGCTGCTAG